One Cynocephalus volans isolate mCynVol1 chromosome 7, mCynVol1.pri, whole genome shotgun sequence genomic region harbors:
- the SLC25A28 gene encoding mitoferrin-2 isoform X5: MNPAEVVKQRMQMYNSPYHRVTDCVRAVWQNEGAGAFYRSYTTQLTMNVPFQAIHFMTYEFLQEHFNPQRRYNPSSHVLSGACAGAVAAAATTPLDVCKTLLNTQESLALNSNITGHITGMASAFRTVYQVGGVTAYFRGVQARVIYQIPSTAIAWSVYEFFKYLITKQQEEWRAGK; encoded by the coding sequence TGGTCAAGCAGAGGATGCAGATGTACAACTCACCATACCACCGGGTGACAGACTGTGTACGGGCAGTGTGGCAAAATGAAGGGGCCGGGGCCTTTTACCGCAGCTACACCACCCAGCTAACCATGAACGTTCCCTTCCAAGCCATTCACTTCATGACCTATGAATTCCTGCAGGAGCACTTTAACCCCCAGAGACGGTACAACCCTAGCTCCCATGTCCTTTCTGGAGCCTGTGCAGGAGCTGTAGCTGCCGCTGCCACAACCCCACTGGACGTTTGCAAAACACTGCTCAACACCCAGGAATCTTTGGCTTTGAACTCAAACATTACAGGACATATCACAGGCATGGCTAGTGCCTTCAGGACGGTATATCAAGTAGGTGGGGTGACCGCCTACTTCCGAGGAGTACAGGCCAGAGTAATTTACCAGATCCCTTCCACAGCCATTGCATGGTCTGTGTATGAGTTCTTCAAATACCTAATCACTAAACAGCAAGAAGAGTGGAGGGCAGGCAAGTGA